Sequence from the Kribbella aluminosa genome:
GCGGTCCTTCACGACGCCCCGGAGCTTGGTCAGCTGGGCGCGGGTCACCGAGGCGACCAGCTCGGTCATCCGGTAGTTGAGGGCGAGGAACAGGTACGTGCGCTCGTCGGTGTCGCGCGGCCAGCCCTTGTCGGCGAACAGCCGCATCCGGCGCGCGTGCTGCGCGTTGCCGGTGACGGTGAGCCCGCCGTCGCCGGCGCTGATGTGCTTCGTCTGCTGGAGGCTGAAGCACCCGATGTGCCCGATCCGGCCGACGTACGTGTCGCCGACCGGCGCGAGGTACGCCTGCGCGCAGTCCTCGATCAGCAGGATCCCGTGCCGGTCGCACAGCTCGCGCAGCTCCCGGACCGCGGCCGGCTTGCCGAACAGGTGGACGACGATCACCGCCTTGGTCCGCGGCGTGATCGCGGCCTCGACGGTCTCCGGCGTGAGGTTCCCGGTGATCGGGTCGACGTCCGCGAACACCGGTACGGCGTTCTGCATCATGATCGGGAACACCGTGCCCATGTCGCTGATCGGCGTGGTGATGATCTCGTCGCCCGGGGCCGGGTCCACCGCCGCGACGGCCAGGTGCAGTGCCGCCGTACCCGAGCTGCACGCGACCGCGTGTCCGGCGCCGAGCAGCGAGGCGAACTCCAGCTCCAGCGCCGGGACCTCGGCACCCCAGGTGGCCGACAGCATGCCGCTGCGCAGCACCCGCTCGACCGCCTTCACCTCGTCGTCGCCGAA
This genomic interval carries:
- a CDS encoding DegT/DnrJ/EryC1/StrS family aminotransferase encodes the protein MQNNQLARDGGTPVRTEPLPSTMNASGRRFGDDEVKAVERVLRSGMLSATWGAEVPALELEFASLLGAGHAVACSSGTAALHLAVAAVDPAPGDEIITTPISDMGTVFPIMMQNAVPVFADVDPITGNLTPETVEAAITPRTKAVIVVHLFGKPAAVRELRELCDRHGILLIEDCAQAYLAPVGDTYVGRIGHIGCFSLQQTKHISAGDGGLTVTGNAQHARRMRLFADKGWPRDTDERTYLFLALNYRMTELVASVTRAQLTKLRGVVKDRRTAAARLTAAIGDLAGVTTPPDGGDHVYWQYPLIISPAAGDMREWAAALTAEGVPANGGYLTSPLYAAPAVRERITYGGSGFPLQDVEYPVGLCPNAEELIGRTLLVLPWNENYTDADVDDIAAAVHKVHNALEPK